Below is a window of Hydrogenimonas thermophila DNA.
ATCGTTAAAGACAATACCAGATTATAGAGTAGATATAGGAAAGATACAGTATCCATTAGCAGAAGTGCTATTTATGGTGATATTTGCATTACTAAAGGGTAATACAAAATTCAAAGAGATATTTGGGTGGATGGTTTATAATAAAGAAAACCCGATACTTAAAGATATTTTTGAAAAAGATAAAATTGAAATACCGTCCAAATCTACATTGCATGATATATTGACAAACACCGA
It encodes the following:
- a CDS encoding transposase family protein, with the protein product MKQYTKAKALLESLKTIPDYRVDIGKIQYPLAEVLFMVIFALLKGNTKFKEIFGWMVYNKENPILKDIFEKDKIEIPSKSTLHDILTNT